The genomic stretch CCGCAACGCGCGAATCAGGAACTTGTGGGTGAGATCTTGGAAAACGCGGAGTCTGTGGAAGATTTTTTGGTTCATCTCACGTCGGCCTAGCCGTGCCTGAGCTACGTGACTACGATGTGCACTAGGAAAGGATGACATGTCTGAACAGGAATTTCTGCAGCCACGCAGGCGCACAGAAGAACAGAGCCAGGAGTTACCTCAAGCGGTGGTGAATACGGCGGATTTCGATGTGGACGATCTGCTCGATAACATCGATTCGATCTTGGAAGAGAATGCGACGTCGTTCGTGCAGGGTTTTGTGCAAAAGGGTGGCCAGTGATTCCACGCCGTATTTTAGGCGTTGAAACGGAATACGGCGTGCTGTGCGCGTCGGAGACTGACGGCCAGCCGTTAGTCGACGCCGAGGAAGCCGCCCACGCCCTTTTCGAGCCACTGTTGCAACGTACCCGGTCGACCAACGCGTTCTTACCTAATGGTGCGCGGCTTTATCTCGACGTGGGAGCGCATCCGGAATATGCCACGGCAGAGTGTGACGACCTCGGAGATCTGCTTGCCAATGATCGTGCTGGCGACGCACTTTACGCAGACATGGCGGCGCAGGTAGATGAGCAGTTCCCGGGCGGTAAACTGCACCTGTTCAAGAACAATCTGGATAGTTACGGCAACTCGTACGGGTCTCACGAGAACTATTTGGTACGTCGTCGCCGTGACTTCCGGGCACGGATCGATTCGCTGATTCCGTTCTTTGTGACGCGCCAGATCATGGTGGGGGCCGGTTTCGTCGAGGTGACGGATGACGGGCCGAGGTACAAGATTTCGCAGCGTGCTGACATTATGGACGACGCCGTGTCGGCGGCCACCACGAGGTCGCGGCCGATGATTAACACGCGTGACGAACCGCATGGGGATGCCGAACTGTATCGGCGTATGCACGTGATCGTCGGCGATTCGACAATGTCGGATTCTACGACGGCGCTAAAAATTGGTTCGACTGAAGCTCTGATAAACGTGATTGAGTCTGGCAGGCGGATGACCGTGCGTGAACTGGCCGATCCGGTTGAGGCGATCCGGGAAGTCAGTGTCGATACGACGGGGCGGGCGCTCGTGACCCTTAAAGATGGGTCGACGATGAGCGCGCTGGAGATCCAACGTGAGGTCTACGAGTTCGTCGTCACTCACTACGAAGAGGAAGGATGGCTGGCTGAGCTCGATCCAATTCGGCGTTATGTGTTTGACCTGTGGGGTCGCACGCTTGACGCGCTTGAACAGAGCGCCCCGGAACGTGTAGCAACGGAGATTGACTGGATTGCTAAGTGGCGGCTGCTGGGCCGTTACGCGGACAAACTGGGTGTGAATCTAGCTGACCCGCGTATTGCCCGGCTTGATCTTGCCTGGCACGACATCACGGATGCCGGTCTGCGCCCCGCGTTGGAACGAAGCGGCGGGCTGAAAAAACTTATGAGCGCTGAGCGCATTGAGGAGGCTAAGGGGATTCCGCCGCAGACCACGCGGGCAAAGGTCCGGGGTGATTTTGTGGCGCTTGCGATGGAAAATCGGCGTGATTTCATGGTCGATTGGATGAATATTCGCCTTCTTGACGACGACGGCGCACGCCACTTTACCCTGAAAGATCCGTTCGCAGCTGCTGATGCTCAGATCGACGAACTTATGGAGCACATGGATCGTGCATAACAACGGCCGCTTGATCTGGATTGCGGCGTTGATCGTCGGCCTGTTCGCGGGTTTCACGATCTCCGCTGTGCAATATCGGTTTGTGAACGCGAAGGATCCGCTCGTCGTCACGGTGGAAGGCGAGTTGGGCTCCCCGGTGACGGTGCGAACATCCGGATCGGCTTCGCGTGGAGCGCGAGACACGATTGAGGTGCATAAGCAGGGCTCCGGCCGTGCCGTCAGCGACGGCCAAGTGCTAGCGCGCGTGACTAATTTTCGGATCACGCCTGGTAAGGATCCCTTGGAATCGGGTCAGTCGTACATTGTTGGTACAGCGCCTGAGGATATTCCCTCAGAGTTAACGGATTATATTCAAGGTAGAGCGGAAGGCAGCCGCGTTGTCGGCGTCGAACCGGAGGCCGGGTCAGCACTTGTGCGAGTGGTGGATATTTTGCCCACCGTCATCACTGGCGAACAGGCGGCTACGTCAGCAGGAGGCGGACTTCCTGCACTTTCGGTCACCGACGCCGGTATCCCGGTGGTGAGTGCCGGCGGCGGTGAGGTTGGCACATATGCTCAAGTTGATCTGATCGAGGGGACGGGCGCTCAGATAGGGCCGCGTGACGTCGTCGCTGTGAACTACATGCTGATTGCCCCCGACGGCACAGTCAAAGAAAGCACGTGGGATCAAGCTTCGCCGACCGTGCTGAATGTGGACGAGGTTTTCCCCGGTTTGCGTACCGGGCTGGTCGATTCACGGGTAGGTACGCGCATGGTGCTTGCCGTTCCGGCCGAACAGGCGCGCGGCGATTCCGATGTGGCGTTGGTGGTAGACGTGCTCGCTAAAGTGACGAGCGAACAATAACGTCTGCATTCAGATGCGACGGGCACGCGTCAAGAAGTTCGGCTTCCTGGGCGGCCCAGGCATCCCAGTAATCTGACCAGTCGTACGGATCGCGAGCGCGCACCCGAGCTTTGCGCACTGACTCGGGTACGTCCAGCCACACGCTGAGGTCAAGGTGGGGTCGTATCTGTGCTGAGGTGGATCCGCAGCCGACGACGAAGACGACGTCGGAATCGCTGCGTTCCGGAATGGCGACGTGGGGACCCCACATGTTGTGCTCCCAATCCCAGATCGGCGCGCGCGTGTGGCCTTCGCGCCGAATATCGGCAACGATTGTGGCGACGTTACTGATGCCGGCGGTGAGTCCGTGCCAGCCAGCGATGTGGTTTTCTACTTCGAAGCTTGATGAGTTGCCAATCTCGTGTTCGAGTTGGGCAGCAAAACTGGTTTTTCCCGCTCCGGATCGCCCATCAATTCCGACGAGCACGGGAAGCCCCGGCCGGCGGGTCAGCTCGCGGATGCGGGCGGTGACTGCGGCAATAGCGCTGGCCGTGTTCACTTCGTGGGCGTTTGTCATAACGCACAGCCTAATTGGCGGTACGATATTGCGGTAGTCAACGAAGGGTCATGATGAGCACTCCAATTCGTATCATTCCATGTCTGGACATCTCGCACGGGCGGGTTGTGAAAGGCGTCAATTTTGCACACTTGAAAGATGCGGGCGATCCGGTCGAGCTGGCAGCCCGCTATAGTGCGATGGGCGCCGACGAGATCACGTTCTTGGATATTTCCGCGAGCGTGGAGGGCCGGGGCGCATTGCTTGACGTGTTGCGCAAGGCAGCGGGCGAAGTGAACGTGCCGCTGACGATTGGTGGCGGCGTGCGGAGCGTGGATGACGTGCGGGCGCTGCTCGGTGCTGGAGCCAACAAGGTGGGAATCAACACGGCCGCACTGGCTCGCCCGGAGTTGATCACCGAGGTCGCTGAAGAATTCGGCGGGGATGTCGTCACGCTGTCAGTTGATGCACGCCGGGAATCGGACATGGATTCTGGTTTCGGTGTGACGACTCATGGTGGCACGAGGTCGGCTGGCGTGGACGCGGTTGAGTGGGCCGTGCGCGCGGCGGAGCTCGGCGCGGGGGAAATCTTGCTTAATTCGATGGATGCGGATGGCACAACTGATGGCTTCGACATCGAACTGATCAGCAAGGTTCGTGACAAAGTTTCTGTTTCATTGATCGCCTCTGGCGGTGCGGGTACGGCCGAGCATTTCGTGGACGCAGCCAGAGCGGGGGCCGACGCCGTGCTTGCTGCGTCCGTGTTCCACTTCGGCACGCTGACCGTGGCAGACGTCAAAGAAGCACTTGCGCAGGCTGGCTTCGAGGTACGCCTGTGACCGACGAGCTGACGAGCGAGGTTGCAGCCAAAGTAACGTTCGACGCGAACGGGCTTGTTCCAGCTATTATTCAAGACGCCGAGACCAAGGACGTGCTCATGCTCGGGTATATGAATAGCGTGGCGCTCGCCCGCACGCTGAGCTCGGGGCGCGTGTGGTTCTGGTCGCGTTCCCGCCAAGAATATTGGCGTAAAGGCGACACCTCGGGGGCTATTCAACTCGTGCACGGTGTGGAAGTAGATTGCGATGGCGACGCCCTGCTCGTGTCCGTCACTCAAAAGATCGCCGCGTGCCACACCGGCAAGTGGCGGTGTTTCGACGAAGGTGGCCAGCTGCCACTACGGCTTGAGACAACCGGGCACACAATACAGCGCGATAAGGAGAACACGTAGTGAAGAACCTGGAATGGGGTCAGATCTGGCCGAGCCTGAACGAATTTGCCGATCTCGGTAAGAGTCGGCGGGTGGTTCCGGTCGTCACGAAGATTCTTGTTGACGACGCCGCGCCCGTCGGCCTGTATCGTGCACTGGCAGACTCTCGGGTAGGAACGTTCCTGTTAGAAAGTGCCGAATCGGACGGCACGTGGTCACGGTGGTCGTTCATTGGCGTAGCAGCGCGGGCGTGGATGACCACCTTTGACGGCACAGCGACCTGGCATGGTGATGTGCCAGAGGGCTTGCTTCGTGAAGGTACCACCATGGAGGTTCTCGAATCGGCACTCACCGAGCTGACGAGCGAACCGATCGACGGGCTACCCCCGCTCACCGGCGGACTCGTGGGCACGCTCGGCTGGGACACGCTCTACGACTGGTGGCCTGATCTGCGCAGGAAAGCTCCACAAGAACACACGACCCCAGACGCGGCACTGTGCTTGGCTGACGACCTCGTCGTCGTCGACCACCGGGAAAACTGCGTGTGGATCGTGGCCAACGCGATCAACCGAAATAACACGCCGGAGGGTATCGAGCGCGCTTACGAAGACGCCGTGGCGCGCGTCCACGCGGTCCGCGAAAATCTCAACAGGCCGGCGTCTGCTCATGCGGCAACAATGAGCAACGTTCCCGCACCGCAGCCTCAGTGGCGTGTGAGCGAAGAAGAGTTCGTGGCGGCACTCGATAGGGCGAAGGCATACATTGAGGCGGGAGAAGCCGAGCAGATCGTCGTCTCGCAACGTGCCGATATCGACTCGCCGGCAGATCCGCTGGACGTCTACCGGGTGCTCAGAGCAATCAATCCGAGCCCTTACATGCTATTTTTGCGTTTGCCAGACGGCACCGAATCGGGATTCACGATTGTGGGATCCTCGCCAGAAACCCTTATCAGGGTCACCGATGGCCAGGCGATGACGTTCCCGATTGGCGGCACGCGCCCACGGCCAGCCGACCCGCTCGATGACGCGCGAGTCATCGAGGAACTCAAGGCCGACCCGAAGGAAGTCAACGAACACATGATGCTCGTTGAACTATCAAAATCTGATCTCGCAAAAGTCTGTGATCCGCAGTCAATCGAAGTTGTGGATCTCATGGCAATTAAAGTGTTTTCACACGTCATCCACATTACGTCCACGGTGATTGGAACGCTCAACGAGGGGACGACAATCGCGGATTGCCTGGCGGCAACATTCCCCGCCGGCACGCTTTCTGGAAGCCCGAAACAGCGATCTGTTGAGATTATCGACGAACTGGAAGCCTCCCGCAGAGGAATTTTCGGCGGGGTGACGGGCTACTTTGACTTTTCAGGAAATGCTGACCTTGCGATCACGATTCGTACCGCGATTGTTAAGGACGGCAAAGCAAGCGTGCAGGCCGGAGCCGGCGTCGTCGCCGAATCTGACTCGCACTACGAATATACGGAAACCCAAAACAAGGCCGGAGCCGCGATACGGGCGATCCAGCTGGCGTCCCAGCTTTCGGAATCCGCTTTTTCGCCCGGCGCCTAAGCCCGGGTATGGTTGCCTGAGGGGAAGGATGGTTATGACTGTTTTAGATGACATCATTGCTGGCGTTAGGGAAGATCTCGCGCTGCGGGAAGCCGCGGTGAGCCTAGATGAGCTCAAGGAACAAGCGGCAAAGGTACGCAGCCCGCTCAACGTGATTGACGCGCTTAAACCACCCGGCGAGCACCGTAGCGTTCAGGTGATTGCTGAAGTCAAACGCCGCAGCCCCTCGAAAGGCGCTTTGGCCGACATCCCGGATCCAGCCGATCTTGCCGGCATTTACGAAGAAGGTGGCGCCGCCGTCATCTCCGTACTGACAGAACAGCGCCGCTTTAGCGGCACGCTCGCGGATTTGGACGCCGTCCGGGCTCGCGTTGATATCCCGGTGCTGCGCAAAGACTTCGTCGTCACTCCCTATCAGATTTGGGAAGCGCGGGCACATGGAGCGGACATGGTGCTCATCATCGTCGCAGCGCTCGAACAGAACGTACTCACCTCCCTCGTCGAGCGAGTCCATTCGTTGGGGATGACAGCCCTCGTGGAAGCGCATAACCGTGAAGAAGCTATCCGCGGACTCGACGCGGGCGCCCAGGTGCTCGGAATTAATGCGCGCAACCTCAAGACACTCGACGTCGACATGGCAACGTTCGACAGGGTTGTCGACGTCGTGCCCGATTCGGTGGTGAAAGTGGCCGAATCCGGCGTGGCGTCTACGAACGACATGCTCAACTATGCGCGCTCCGGTGCTGACGCCGTGCTCATGGGAGAAGTCCTCGTGACCGACGGTAACCCGCTGCAAGCCGTCCGTGACATGGTGGCTGCCGGTCAGCACCCCTCGCTTAACTCGAATTAAAAGAAGGATCGATGAAACTATCTGAAGAAACAGGCCCATACTTCGGGCAGTTCGGTGGGCGCTTCATTCCCGAAGCCCTCATGAAAGCACTGACAGATTTGGAAGAGGGCTGGATCAAGCTGAAAGACGACCCGTCTTTCGTGGCAGAACTCGATCACCTGCACCGTACGTACACTGGCCGCCCGTCGATCATCACCGAAGCGAAGAATTTTGGTGAGCGCTACTGCGGGGGAGCGCGCATCATTTTGAAGCGCGAGGATCTCAACCACACGGGCGCTCACAAGATCAACAACGTGCTCGGCCAGGCGCTCCTGACTCGTTCGATTGGTAAGAAACGAGTGATCGCCGAGACGGGCGCCGGTCAGCACGGAGTTGCCACGGCTACCGCGGCCGCAC from Trueperella bialowiezensis encodes the following:
- a CDS encoding nucleoside/nucleotide kinase family protein — its product is MTNAHEVNTASAIAAVTARIRELTRRPGLPVLVGIDGRSGAGKTSFAAQLEHEIGNSSSFEVENHIAGWHGLTAGISNVATIVADIRREGHTRAPIWDWEHNMWGPHVAIPERSDSDVVFVVGCGSTSAQIRPHLDLSVWLDVPESVRKARVRARDPYDWSDYWDAWAAQEAELLDACPSHLNADVIVRSSL
- a CDS encoding FKBP-type peptidyl-prolyl cis-trans isomerase, with amino-acid sequence MHNNGRLIWIAALIVGLFAGFTISAVQYRFVNAKDPLVVTVEGELGSPVTVRTSGSASRGARDTIEVHKQGSGRAVSDGQVLARVTNFRITPGKDPLESGQSYIVGTAPEDIPSELTDYIQGRAEGSRVVGVEPEAGSALVRVVDILPTVITGEQAATSAGGGLPALSVTDAGIPVVSAGGGEVGTYAQVDLIEGTGAQIGPRDVVAVNYMLIAPDGTVKESTWDQASPTVLNVDEVFPGLRTGLVDSRVGTRMVLAVPAEQARGDSDVALVVDVLAKVTSEQ
- a CDS encoding chorismate-binding protein, whose amino-acid sequence is MKNLEWGQIWPSLNEFADLGKSRRVVPVVTKILVDDAAPVGLYRALADSRVGTFLLESAESDGTWSRWSFIGVAARAWMTTFDGTATWHGDVPEGLLREGTTMEVLESALTELTSEPIDGLPPLTGGLVGTLGWDTLYDWWPDLRRKAPQEHTTPDAALCLADDLVVVDHRENCVWIVANAINRNNTPEGIERAYEDAVARVHAVRENLNRPASAHAATMSNVPAPQPQWRVSEEEFVAALDRAKAYIEAGEAEQIVVSQRADIDSPADPLDVYRVLRAINPSPYMLFLRLPDGTESGFTIVGSSPETLIRVTDGQAMTFPIGGTRPRPADPLDDARVIEELKADPKEVNEHMMLVELSKSDLAKVCDPQSIEVVDLMAIKVFSHVIHITSTVIGTLNEGTTIADCLAATFPAGTLSGSPKQRSVEIIDELEASRRGIFGGVTGYFDFSGNADLAITIRTAIVKDGKASVQAGAGVVAESDSHYEYTETQNKAGAAIRAIQLASQLSESAFSPGA
- the hisF gene encoding imidazole glycerol phosphate synthase subunit HisF, giving the protein MSTPIRIIPCLDISHGRVVKGVNFAHLKDAGDPVELAARYSAMGADEITFLDISASVEGRGALLDVLRKAAGEVNVPLTIGGGVRSVDDVRALLGAGANKVGINTAALARPELITEVAEEFGGDVVTLSVDARRESDMDSGFGVTTHGGTRSAGVDAVEWAVRAAELGAGEILLNSMDADGTTDGFDIELISKVRDKVSVSLIASGGAGTAEHFVDAARAGADAVLAASVFHFGTLTVADVKEALAQAGFEVRL
- the hisI gene encoding phosphoribosyl-AMP cyclohydrolase, with protein sequence MTDELTSEVAAKVTFDANGLVPAIIQDAETKDVLMLGYMNSVALARTLSSGRVWFWSRSRQEYWRKGDTSGAIQLVHGVEVDCDGDALLVSVTQKIAACHTGKWRCFDEGGQLPLRLETTGHTIQRDKENT
- a CDS encoding ubiquitin-like protein Pup; protein product: MSEQEFLQPRRRTEEQSQELPQAVVNTADFDVDDLLDNIDSILEENATSFVQGFVQKGGQ
- the pafA gene encoding Pup--protein ligase, with the protein product MIPRRILGVETEYGVLCASETDGQPLVDAEEAAHALFEPLLQRTRSTNAFLPNGARLYLDVGAHPEYATAECDDLGDLLANDRAGDALYADMAAQVDEQFPGGKLHLFKNNLDSYGNSYGSHENYLVRRRRDFRARIDSLIPFFVTRQIMVGAGFVEVTDDGPRYKISQRADIMDDAVSAATTRSRPMINTRDEPHGDAELYRRMHVIVGDSTMSDSTTALKIGSTEALINVIESGRRMTVRELADPVEAIREVSVDTTGRALVTLKDGSTMSALEIQREVYEFVVTHYEEEGWLAELDPIRRYVFDLWGRTLDALEQSAPERVATEIDWIAKWRLLGRYADKLGVNLADPRIARLDLAWHDITDAGLRPALERSGGLKKLMSAERIEEAKGIPPQTTRAKVRGDFVALAMENRRDFMVDWMNIRLLDDDGARHFTLKDPFAAADAQIDELMEHMDRA
- the trpC gene encoding indole-3-glycerol phosphate synthase TrpC yields the protein MTVLDDIIAGVREDLALREAAVSLDELKEQAAKVRSPLNVIDALKPPGEHRSVQVIAEVKRRSPSKGALADIPDPADLAGIYEEGGAAVISVLTEQRRFSGTLADLDAVRARVDIPVLRKDFVVTPYQIWEARAHGADMVLIIVAALEQNVLTSLVERVHSLGMTALVEAHNREEAIRGLDAGAQVLGINARNLKTLDVDMATFDRVVDVVPDSVVKVAESGVASTNDMLNYARSGADAVLMGEVLVTDGNPLQAVRDMVAAGQHPSLNSN